A stretch of the candidate division WOR-3 bacterium genome encodes the following:
- a CDS encoding MoxR family ATPase, which translates to MKKTDLNDIDELRKSYIGMRDEIGKLIIGQKEVIDQVLACLFCNGHSLIIGVPGLAKTMLVNTIADILALTFNRIQFTPDLMPADITGTQVIEEDLSTGRRNFRFVKGPIFANVILADEINRAPPKTQSALLQAMQEYKVTYGGETHSLSLPFFVLATQNPIEQEGTYPLPEAQLDRFMFTIFIEYPSSEEEVEIVRTTTSAYEVDLEKVLDGSKVLRFQKLIRKMPVADDIIEKVVRLVSLTRPNHASAPQNVRNYVSWGAGPRASQYLILGAKAVAALDGRYSPNLEDVRSVARPVLRHRVITNFAAEAEGVKSDNIIEELLQAL; encoded by the coding sequence ATGAAGAAAACCGACCTCAATGATATTGACGAGCTCCGGAAAAGTTATATAGGGATGCGTGATGAAATCGGCAAACTTATCATCGGTCAGAAAGAAGTGATCGACCAGGTCCTGGCGTGTCTGTTTTGTAATGGCCATTCTTTGATAATAGGGGTGCCGGGCCTGGCAAAAACGATGCTTGTCAATACTATCGCGGACATCCTTGCCCTTACATTTAACCGGATCCAGTTCACCCCTGATCTAATGCCCGCCGACATAACCGGCACGCAGGTAATTGAGGAAGATCTGAGCACCGGCCGAAGAAATTTCCGTTTTGTCAAGGGGCCTATTTTTGCAAATGTCATTCTGGCCGATGAGATCAACCGCGCTCCACCCAAAACGCAATCGGCTTTGCTGCAGGCAATGCAGGAATACAAGGTCACTTATGGCGGTGAGACACACAGTCTGTCCTTGCCTTTCTTTGTGCTGGCAACACAGAACCCGATCGAGCAGGAGGGCACTTACCCACTGCCTGAGGCACAGCTAGACCGCTTCATGTTCACGATTTTCATAGAATATCCATCCTCAGAGGAAGAGGTCGAGATCGTCCGGACCACAACTTCGGCTTATGAGGTCGATCTGGAGAAAGTGCTCGACGGGAGCAAAGTCCTCCGTTTTCAGAAACTAATAAGGAAAATGCCGGTTGCTGATGATATCATCGAAAAAGTGGTCCGGCTGGTTTCCTTGACCAGGCCGAATCATGCGAGTGCTCCACAAAATGTGAGGAATTATGTCAGTTGGGGCGCAGGACCACGTGCTTCCCAGTATCTCATCCTGGGCGCGAAGGCCGTTGCTGCCCTTGACGGTCGGTACTCACCAAACCTCGAGGACGTTAGAAGCGTTGCCCGGCCGGTATTGAGGCACCGGGTCATCACCAATTTCGCCGCCGAAGCTGAAGGGGTGAAGTCGGACAACATAATCGAAGAGCTTCTGCAAGCTCTCTGA